The following proteins are encoded in a genomic region of Ictalurus punctatus breed USDA103 chromosome 15, Coco_2.0, whole genome shotgun sequence:
- the fignl2 gene encoding fidgetin-like protein 2 isoform X1, with amino-acid sequence MLSPIVPYSLLKMHWNPEHAQPLSQWPEQHLDVSSTTSSPAHKPELYSARGRGSYSYAWANDDISALTASNLLKRYAEKYSGVLDSAYERPAVGAYPEPGAFGALNGSQKNELEPWPLSHSTDSTYPLVPPSTHDGLKVAPAPTMPPGSGSVSAGSSNLSDSGYSGSSSCSGPHSSDYPPSYNGTYLSSGYCPQGSSALPTAPLHALQSGPTLLPSYTPSAPVYNYPPATYPHQTSLAPTYSHPTPPYLPSGIAAPTPITSRPTVVGGSYSYQNSSLGSSETAGSLKRKAFEMTPEEEEGEGNSRYRKYSYEALKSGGDSPYSVGDKAECRGNGFVAANADPQAFKPTKPGSQPGIAGDEVGKYSGLKPLLSPAYGTAGDYSPPTAMTGENGGAEHGFLQQQRSLKRSEPLKSTEQRLLEVVNNELQDCTLPPLWSDLVGHARLKAVLEEELLWPALRSDSSVRPPRTALLFGPRGGGKATLVHSMATQLGATFFRLSGATLVSKWKAEAEQLLGMLFSVASARQPAVLLLSELEAFEDDEGLRQQLQAQLEKVQRGLVLVVCSTRHPELLKEPLLRCMAKRYHVSLPDGSGRRQLLLQALGPHGCSLSEQELAAVLQRCDGFTVRELLQLGQQVLASASASGTGQMHGLGAPLSSPAFKDFESAFCKVRPQGAPKELDTCMEWSKVYSH; translated from the exons ATGCTGAGTCCTATTGTTCCCTATA GTCTGTTGAAGATGCACTGGAACCCGGAGCATGCCCAGCCCCTGAGCCAGTGGCCCGAGCAGCATTTGGATGTGTCCTCCACCACTTCCTCACCCGCCCACAAACCTGAGTTGTATTCGGCACGTGGCCGCGGGTCCTATAGCTATGCCTGGGCCAATGACGACATCTCAGCCCTCACTGCCTCCAACCTGCTTAAGCGCTATGCCGAAAAGTACTCAGGTGTGCTGGATTCAGCCTATGAGCGCCCTGCTGTGGGTGCCTACCCTGAGCCTGGCGCCTTTGGGGCTCTCAATGGCAGCCAGAAGAATGAACTGGAGCCCTGGCCCCTCTCACACAGCACTGATTCAACTTACCCTTTGGTTCCCCCCTCTACCCACGATGGTCTGAAGGTGGCACCTGCACCCACAATGCCACCTGGCTCAGGCAGCGTCTCTGCAGGCAGCAGCAATCTGTCAGATTCAGGCTACAGTGGGAGCAGTTCATGCAGTGGTCCCCATTCCAGTGACTACCCGCCCAGCTACAATGGTACCTACCTCTCATCAGGATACTGCCCCCAAGGCAGCTCAGCACTTCCAACAGCACCACTTCATGCCCTGCAGTCTGGGCCCACCCTCTTGCCCAGTTACACACCCTCTGCACCTGTTTATAACTACCCCCCTGCTACCTACCCCCACCAGACCAGCCTCGCGCCCACCTACAGCCACCCAACTCCCCCTTACCTTCCCTCTGGTATAGCTGCTCCAACCCCCATCACGTCACGGCCTACAGTGGTAGGAGGTAGCTACAGTTACCAGAACAGTAGCCTGGGCAGCTCGGAGACAGCAGGTTCACTAAAGAGGAAGGCATTTGAAATGACCCCTGAAGAGGAAGAGGGGGAAGGGAATTCACGCTATAGGAAATATAGCTATGAAGCCTTAAAGTCTGGTGGAGACTCACCATACAGTGTGGGTGACAAAGCAGAATGCAGAGGGAATGGGTTTGTTGCTGCAAATGCAGACCCACAGGCATTCAAGCCCACCAAACCTGGGTCTCAGCCAGGCATTGCAGGTGACGAGGTGGGCAAATACAGTGGCCTGAAGCCTCTGCTTTCGCCAGCATATGGAACAGCTGGCGACTACAGCCCCCCAACAGCCATGACAGGAGAGAACGGAGGAGCCGAGCATGGCTTTCTACAGCAACAGCGTTCACTCAAGCGTTCTGAGCCTCTGAAGAGTACAGAGCAGCGCCTGTTGGAGGTGGTAAACAATGAGCTACAGGACTGCACGCTTCCTCCACTGTGGTCAGATCTAGTTGGCCATGCTCGTCTTAAAGCAGTTCTGGAAGAGGAGCTGCTGTGGCCAGCACTGCGCTCTGACAGTTCCGTTCGGCCTCCCCGAACTGCACTACTGTTTGGACCACGAGGAGGTGGCAAAGCTACACTGGTGCACTCGATGGCCACTCAGCTTGGGGCCACTTTCTTCAGACTGAGTGGTGCCACGTTGGTTTCGAAGTGGAAGGCTGAGGCCGAGCAGCTTCTGGGCATGCTATTCTCAGTGGCTTCAGCACGCCAGCCAGCGGTATTGCTGCTGAGTGAGTTAGAGGCCTTCGAGGATGACGAGGGTCTCAGACAGCAGCTGCAGGCTCAGTTGGAGAAGGTGCAGCGTGGCTTGGTGCTGGTGGTGTGTTCCACGCGCCACCCAGAGCTTTTGAAAGAGCCGCTGCTGCGCTGCATGGCCAAGCGCTACCATGTCAGCCTGCCGGATGGTAGTGGGCGCAGGCAGCTGCTGCTGCAAGCTCTTGGGCCTCATGGCTGCAGTCTGAGTGAACAGGAGCTGGCTGCTGTGCTACAGCGTTGCGATGGATTCACTGTACGTGAACTGCTCCAGCTCGGTCAGCAGGTCCTGGCTTCAGCATCAGCTTCAGGCACTGGTCAGATGCACGGCCTTGGTGCTCCCCTCTCCTCGCCAGCCTTCAAAGACTTCGAGAGCGCTTTCTGCAAGGTGCGACCGCAAGGGGCACCCAAAGAACTGGACACTTGTATGGAATGGAGCAAGGTGTATAGCCACTAA
- the fignl2 gene encoding fidgetin-like protein 2 isoform X2 — protein MWTIGPGGLLKMHWNPEHAQPLSQWPEQHLDVSSTTSSPAHKPELYSARGRGSYSYAWANDDISALTASNLLKRYAEKYSGVLDSAYERPAVGAYPEPGAFGALNGSQKNELEPWPLSHSTDSTYPLVPPSTHDGLKVAPAPTMPPGSGSVSAGSSNLSDSGYSGSSSCSGPHSSDYPPSYNGTYLSSGYCPQGSSALPTAPLHALQSGPTLLPSYTPSAPVYNYPPATYPHQTSLAPTYSHPTPPYLPSGIAAPTPITSRPTVVGGSYSYQNSSLGSSETAGSLKRKAFEMTPEEEEGEGNSRYRKYSYEALKSGGDSPYSVGDKAECRGNGFVAANADPQAFKPTKPGSQPGIAGDEVGKYSGLKPLLSPAYGTAGDYSPPTAMTGENGGAEHGFLQQQRSLKRSEPLKSTEQRLLEVVNNELQDCTLPPLWSDLVGHARLKAVLEEELLWPALRSDSSVRPPRTALLFGPRGGGKATLVHSMATQLGATFFRLSGATLVSKWKAEAEQLLGMLFSVASARQPAVLLLSELEAFEDDEGLRQQLQAQLEKVQRGLVLVVCSTRHPELLKEPLLRCMAKRYHVSLPDGSGRRQLLLQALGPHGCSLSEQELAAVLQRCDGFTVRELLQLGQQVLASASASGTGQMHGLGAPLSSPAFKDFESAFCKVRPQGAPKELDTCMEWSKVYSH, from the exons ATGTGGACAATAGGGCCTGGTG GTCTGTTGAAGATGCACTGGAACCCGGAGCATGCCCAGCCCCTGAGCCAGTGGCCCGAGCAGCATTTGGATGTGTCCTCCACCACTTCCTCACCCGCCCACAAACCTGAGTTGTATTCGGCACGTGGCCGCGGGTCCTATAGCTATGCCTGGGCCAATGACGACATCTCAGCCCTCACTGCCTCCAACCTGCTTAAGCGCTATGCCGAAAAGTACTCAGGTGTGCTGGATTCAGCCTATGAGCGCCCTGCTGTGGGTGCCTACCCTGAGCCTGGCGCCTTTGGGGCTCTCAATGGCAGCCAGAAGAATGAACTGGAGCCCTGGCCCCTCTCACACAGCACTGATTCAACTTACCCTTTGGTTCCCCCCTCTACCCACGATGGTCTGAAGGTGGCACCTGCACCCACAATGCCACCTGGCTCAGGCAGCGTCTCTGCAGGCAGCAGCAATCTGTCAGATTCAGGCTACAGTGGGAGCAGTTCATGCAGTGGTCCCCATTCCAGTGACTACCCGCCCAGCTACAATGGTACCTACCTCTCATCAGGATACTGCCCCCAAGGCAGCTCAGCACTTCCAACAGCACCACTTCATGCCCTGCAGTCTGGGCCCACCCTCTTGCCCAGTTACACACCCTCTGCACCTGTTTATAACTACCCCCCTGCTACCTACCCCCACCAGACCAGCCTCGCGCCCACCTACAGCCACCCAACTCCCCCTTACCTTCCCTCTGGTATAGCTGCTCCAACCCCCATCACGTCACGGCCTACAGTGGTAGGAGGTAGCTACAGTTACCAGAACAGTAGCCTGGGCAGCTCGGAGACAGCAGGTTCACTAAAGAGGAAGGCATTTGAAATGACCCCTGAAGAGGAAGAGGGGGAAGGGAATTCACGCTATAGGAAATATAGCTATGAAGCCTTAAAGTCTGGTGGAGACTCACCATACAGTGTGGGTGACAAAGCAGAATGCAGAGGGAATGGGTTTGTTGCTGCAAATGCAGACCCACAGGCATTCAAGCCCACCAAACCTGGGTCTCAGCCAGGCATTGCAGGTGACGAGGTGGGCAAATACAGTGGCCTGAAGCCTCTGCTTTCGCCAGCATATGGAACAGCTGGCGACTACAGCCCCCCAACAGCCATGACAGGAGAGAACGGAGGAGCCGAGCATGGCTTTCTACAGCAACAGCGTTCACTCAAGCGTTCTGAGCCTCTGAAGAGTACAGAGCAGCGCCTGTTGGAGGTGGTAAACAATGAGCTACAGGACTGCACGCTTCCTCCACTGTGGTCAGATCTAGTTGGCCATGCTCGTCTTAAAGCAGTTCTGGAAGAGGAGCTGCTGTGGCCAGCACTGCGCTCTGACAGTTCCGTTCGGCCTCCCCGAACTGCACTACTGTTTGGACCACGAGGAGGTGGCAAAGCTACACTGGTGCACTCGATGGCCACTCAGCTTGGGGCCACTTTCTTCAGACTGAGTGGTGCCACGTTGGTTTCGAAGTGGAAGGCTGAGGCCGAGCAGCTTCTGGGCATGCTATTCTCAGTGGCTTCAGCACGCCAGCCAGCGGTATTGCTGCTGAGTGAGTTAGAGGCCTTCGAGGATGACGAGGGTCTCAGACAGCAGCTGCAGGCTCAGTTGGAGAAGGTGCAGCGTGGCTTGGTGCTGGTGGTGTGTTCCACGCGCCACCCAGAGCTTTTGAAAGAGCCGCTGCTGCGCTGCATGGCCAAGCGCTACCATGTCAGCCTGCCGGATGGTAGTGGGCGCAGGCAGCTGCTGCTGCAAGCTCTTGGGCCTCATGGCTGCAGTCTGAGTGAACAGGAGCTGGCTGCTGTGCTACAGCGTTGCGATGGATTCACTGTACGTGAACTGCTCCAGCTCGGTCAGCAGGTCCTGGCTTCAGCATCAGCTTCAGGCACTGGTCAGATGCACGGCCTTGGTGCTCCCCTCTCCTCGCCAGCCTTCAAAGACTTCGAGAGCGCTTTCTGCAAGGTGCGACCGCAAGGGGCACCCAAAGAACTGGACACTTGTATGGAATGGAGCAAGGTGTATAGCCACTAA